Proteins encoded in a region of the Triticum dicoccoides isolate Atlit2015 ecotype Zavitan chromosome 3A, WEW_v2.0, whole genome shotgun sequence genome:
- the LOC119267192 gene encoding proline-rich receptor-like protein kinase PERK9 isoform X3 yields MRRLACAVALLLASLLGSTGTDLAPAPGVGSSPVDQGQASSPPGPSSALGPVTLPAAPPTSSASPPLQKGAVPAEPQAAPAPVVPPKGYNAPPPIESASPPVVSTSPPAESAPPPVESALPPVVSTSPPAESAPPPVVSVPPPVEPAPPPAVTEEVPPAAAPPPQAAAGNPTPILPGSPALLPSVQAPTPSVAVKPNLPLPPPASLPSVQAPTPSVAVKPNVPLAPPPSLPSTQAPTPSVAVKPNVPLVPPASLPSVQAPTPSVAVKPNVPLVPPPSLSSVQAPAPSVAVKPNVPLAPPPSVNNQPGNDVPPYPPPEGIFPAVPPSASVVPPQHVKPPISPPIIAHAPQQQAQAPNAEHNNRNTAPPANTSPPASGKNHDIQRASPPKEPSTAPVHKSPTRGFAPAASPLPHNTNMPTLPRNASTVPHAQPPSLGVAPKPAPTGRSHPPTPTKGERPSFSPSYPPPHAQGPDVSRAQPPQQVGAKRQNHHAPPPMIQGHPNLHVHPPSPPPVSPKGPSNGSKGPRVSPTLPPIPPETDPRAPSTHPIWALPPPPPNLDCKLLVCPEPLTDPPAGAPCACVLPIKVGIRLSVDLYSFFPLVSDFADEVGSGVNMARRQVRVMGANVAGDQPDKTVVLVHLVPMHVNFDKATALSTFQSLWSKKISLKPSVFGDYEILYVVYPGLPPSPPSAPAGAFGNSRNARAMKPLGVDVGRPKRKVNGSVIAIAVLSTVIALIICTVAAWLLILRFRDSDDMAQGYPHSAIPKISRSSGTCNTLLAGRRSTQSGPSSSLGSSMAAYAGQAKTFKFAEIEKATNGFDDSSILGEGGFGCVYQGTLEDGTTVAVKVLKRFDGQGEREFLAEVEMLGRLHHRNLVKLLGICVEENARCLVYELIPNGSVESHLHGADREIAPLDWNARMKIALGAGRALAYLHEDSSPCVIHRDFKSSNILLEHDFTPKVSDFGLARTARGEGNQHISTRVMGTFGYVAPEYAMTGHLLVKSDVYSYGVVLLELLTGRKPVDMSQPAGQESLVAWARPYLTNVVGLRQAVDPLLGPNVPLDNVAKAAAIASMCVQPEVAHRPSMSEVVQALKLVCSEGDEGLGSGSFSQELAARTTAAYDVTGMEAERVLLSEMFGSTPVFTPADDSGSFRMQSSSGPLMTGKNKKFWQRMRNLSRGSMSEHGASPDFETHSQCSNR; encoded by the exons ATGCGGCGTCTTGCTTGCGCGGTGGCGCTGCTTCTCGCTTCCCTTCTTGGATCCACAG GTACTGATCTGGCGCCTGCTCCCGGGGTTGGTAGTTCGCCTGTCGATCAAGGACAAGCTTCCAGTCCTCCTGGACCTTCCTCCGCCCTCGGTCCAGTGACTCTTCCAGCAG CACCCCCTACTTCATCAGCAAGTCCTCCCCTCCAGAAGGGGGCagttccggctgagccgcaggccgCACCGGCTCCGGTAGTCCCCCCTAAAG GTTACAACGCGCCTCCTCCGATTGAGTCTGCGTCGCCTCCAGTAGTGTCCACGTCTCCTCCAGCTGAGTCTGCACCTCCTCCGGTTGAGTCTGCGTTGCCTCCAGTAGTGTCCACGTCTCCTCCAGCTGAGTCTGCGCCTCCTCCGGTTGTGTCTGTGCCTCCTCCGGTTGAGCCTGCTCCTCCTCCTGCTGTCACTGAGGAGGTGCCCCCGGCAGCAGCTCCTCCGCCGCAAGCTGCAGCTGGAAACCCCACACCAATACTTCCTGGGTCACCTGCATTGCTACCTTCAGTTCAGGCTCCTACTCCATCTGTGGCTGTGAAGCCTAATCTGCCACTACCACCGCCTGCTTCGCTACCTTCAGTTCAGGCTCCGACTCCATCTGTGGCTGTGAAGCCTAATGTGCCACTGGCACCTCCTCCTTCACTACCTTCAACTCAGGCTCCTACTCCATCTGTGGCTGTGAAGCCTAATGTGCCACTAGTGCCTCCTGCTTCACTACCTTCAGTTCAGGCTCCAACTCCATCTGTGGCTGTGAAGCCTAATGTGCCACTAGTGCCTCCTCCTTCACTATCTTCAGTTCAAGCTCCTGCTCCATCTGTGGCTGTGAAGCCTAATGTGCCACTAGCGCCTCCGCCTTCTGTGAACAATCAACCAG GTAATGATGTCCCTCCGTATCCACCACCTGAAGGCATTTTCCCGGCAGTTCCTCCTTCCGCTTCAG TAGTTCCTCCGCAACATGTGAAACCTCCAATTTCACCACCTATTATCGCACATGCACCTCAACAACAAGCACAAGCTCCAAATGCTGAGCATAACAATA GAAACACGGCACCCCCAGCAAATACTTCCCCTCCTGCAAGTGGTAAGAACCATGACATTCAACGTGCATCTCCACCAAAGGAACCTAGTACTGCACCGGTTCACAAATCACCAACTAGAG GGTTTGCGCCTGCAGCAAGTCCTCTGCCCCACAACACAAATATGCCTACACTCCCGAGGAATGCATCAACGGTTCCACATGCTCAACCCCCATCGTTAGGGGTAGCTCCTAAGCCAGCACCCACTGGCAGATCTCATCCTCCGACACCAACGAAAGGAGAACGCCCATCATTTTCCCCATCTTACCCACCACCCCATGCTCAAG GTCCCGATGTCTCGCGAGCTCAACCTCCACAGCAGGTTGGGGCTAAAAGGCAAAATCATCATGCACCTCCACCGATGATTCAAG GCCATCCAAACCTCCATGTGCATCCTCCATCTCCTCCACCAGTGTCACCAAAGGGCCCCTCTAATGGCAGCAAAG GACCTCGTGTTTCTCCTACTCTTCCACCAATTCCTCCTGAAACAGATCCCAGAGCACCATCAACTCATCCTATTTGGGCATTGCCCCCACCACCACCTAATTTAG ATTGCAAATTGTTAGTGTGCCCAGAGCCTCTAACGGATCCACCCGCGGGAGCTCCATGTGCTTGTGTTCTACCAATTAAAGTTGGAATCCGTTTAAGTGTGGACCTTTATTCATTCTTTCCGTTAGTTTCGGATTTTGCTGACGAAGTGGGATCTGGGGTAAACATGGCACGGCGGCAGGTTCGTGTTATGGGTGCAAATGTGGCTGGCGATCAACCTGACAAGACAGTAGTTCTTGTGCATCTGGTACCAATGCATGTGAATTTTGATAAAGCTACTGCCTTGTCGACATTTCAAAGCTTGTGGAGCAAAAAGATTTCTCTCAAACCGTCAGTTTTCGGGGACTATGAGATTCTCTATGTTGTCTATCCAG GgcttcctccttctccgccttcAGCACCAGCTGGTGCATTCGGCAACAGCAGAAATGCAAGGGCAATGAAGCCCCTGGGGGTTGATGTAGGAAGACCCAAAAGAAAAGTGAATGGGAGCGTAATTGCTATTGCTGTTCTATCCACTGTTATAGCATTGATTATTTGCACTGTGGCTGCATGGTTGCTGATACTCAGATTCAGGGATTCAGATGACATGGCTCAAGGATATCCACATAGTGCAATTCCAAAAATTTCCAGGTCTTCCG GGACATGTAACACACTTTTAGCTGGTCGCCGTAGTACTCAATCAGGTCCATCAAGTTCACTGGGGTCAAGTATGGCAGCATACGCAGGGCAGGCAAAGACATTCAAATTTGCTGAGATAGAAAAGGCTACAAATGGCTTTGACGATTCGTCGATACTTGGGGAAGGTGGCTTCGGATGTGTGTACCAAGGGACACTTGAAGATGGAACCACAGTTGCAGTAAAGGTTCTGAAAAGATTTGATGGCCAAGGTGAACGAGAGTTCTTGGCAGAGGTTGAGATGCTGGGACGCTTGCATCACCGAAATTTGGTCAAGTTGTTAGGCATATGCGTGGAGGAGAATGCACGGTGTCTGGTATATGAACTTATTCCAAATGGCAGCGTTGAGTCCCATTTGCATG GAGCCGACCGCGAGATAGCTCCACTTGATTGGAATGCACGTATGAAGATAGCCCTGGGGGCAGGGCGGGCACTAGCATATCTACATGAAGACTCAAGCCCTTGTGTGATTCATCGTGATTTCAAGTCAAGCAACATACTGCTAGAGCATGATTTCACACCAAAAGTTTCAGACTTTGGACTGGCCAGGACTGCGAGGGGGGAGGGGAACCAGCACATCTCCACCCGCGTCATGGGAACATTCGG TTATGTTGCACCGGAGTACGCCATGACGGGCCATCTTCTTGTCAAGAGTGATGTATACAGCTATGGAGTCGTATTACTTGAACTTCTCACAGGTAGGAAGCCTGTGGACATGTCTCAGCCTGCAGGCCAAGAAAGCCTAGTCGCATGGGCTCGCCCATATCTGACAAATGTGGTGGGCTTGCGTCAAGCTGTTGATCCACTTCTTGGCCCTAATGTGCCACTGGACAACGTGGCAAAAGCAGCTGCCATCGCATCCATGTGTGTACAGCCTGAGGTTGCACACCGACCGAGCATGAGCGAAGTTGTGCAGGCCTTGAAGCTTGTCTGCAGCGAGGGTGATGAGGGTCTTGGTTCGGGAAGTTTCAGCCAGGAATTGGCGGCTCGTACGACAGCGGCTTACGATGTAACTGGCATGGAAGCGGAGAGGGTGCTATTATCTGAGATGTTTGGTTCAACGCCTGTCTTCACTCCAGCTGACGATTCAGGTTCTTTCCGCATGCAGTCCAGCTCTGGCCCCCTGATGACAGGCAAGAACAAGAAGTTCTGGCAGAGGATGCGAAACTTGTCGAGAGGTAGTATGAGCgagcatggcgcctcgccagattTTGAGACACACTCACAGTGTAGCAATAGGTGA
- the LOC119267192 gene encoding receptor-like serine/threonine-protein kinase ALE2 isoform X4 has translation MRRLACAVALLLASLLGSTGTDLAPAPGVGSSPVDQGQASSPPGPSSALGPVTLPAAPPTSSASPPLQKGAVPAEPQAAPAPVVPPKGYNAPPPIESASPPVVSTSPPAESAPPPVESALPPVVSTSPPAESAPPPVVSVPPPVEPAPPPAVTEEVPPAAAPPPQAAAGNPTPILPGSPALLPSVQAPTPSVAVKPNLPLPPPASLPSVQAPTPSVAVKPNVPLAPPPSLPSTQAPTPSVAVKPNVPLVPPASLPSVQAPTPSVAVKPNVPLVPPPSLSSVQAPAPSVAVKPNVPLAPPPSVNNQPGNDVPPYPPPEGIFPAVPPSASVPPQHVKPPISPPIIAHAPQQQAQAPNAEHNNRNTAPPANTSPPASGKNHDIQRASPPKEPSTAPVHKSPTRGFAPAASPLPHNTNMPTLPRNASTVPHAQPPSLGVAPKPAPTGRSHPPTPTKGERPSFSPSYPPPHAQGPDVSRAQPPQQVGAKRQNHHAPPPMIQGHPNLHVHPPSPPPVSPKGPSNGSKGPRVSPTLPPIPPETDPRAPSTHPIWALPPPPPNLDCKLLVCPEPLTDPPAGAPCACVLPIKVGIRLSVDLYSFFPLVSDFADEVGSGVNMARRQVRVMGANVAGDQPDKTVVLVHLVPMHVNFDKATALSTFQSLWSKKISLKPSVFGDYEILYVVYPGLPPSPPSAPAGAFGNSRNARAMKPLGVDVGRPKRKVNGSVIAIAVLSTVIALIICTVAAWLLILRFRDSDDMAQGYPHSAIPKISRSSGTCNTLLAGRRSTQSGPSSSLGSSMAAYAGQAKTFKFAEIEKATNGFDDSSILGEGGFGCVYQGTLEDGTTVAVKVLKRFDGQGEREFLAEVEMLGRLHHRNLVKLLGICVEENARCLVYELIPNGSVESHLHGADREIAPLDWNARMKIALGAGRALAYLHEDSSPCVIHRDFKSSNILLEHDFTPKVSDFGLARTARGEGNQHISTRVMGTFGYVAPEYAMTGHLLVKSDVYSYGVVLLELLTGRKPVDMSQPAGQESLVAWARPYLTNVVGLRQAVDPLLGPNVPLDNVAKAAAIASMCVQPEVAHRPSMSEVVQALKLVCSEGDEGLGSGSFSQELAARTTAAYDVTGMEAERVLLSEMFGSTPVFTPADDSGSFRMQSSSGPLMTGKNKKFWQRMRNLSRGSMSEHGASPDFETHSQCSNR, from the exons ATGCGGCGTCTTGCTTGCGCGGTGGCGCTGCTTCTCGCTTCCCTTCTTGGATCCACAG GTACTGATCTGGCGCCTGCTCCCGGGGTTGGTAGTTCGCCTGTCGATCAAGGACAAGCTTCCAGTCCTCCTGGACCTTCCTCCGCCCTCGGTCCAGTGACTCTTCCAGCAG CACCCCCTACTTCATCAGCAAGTCCTCCCCTCCAGAAGGGGGCagttccggctgagccgcaggccgCACCGGCTCCGGTAGTCCCCCCTAAAG GTTACAACGCGCCTCCTCCGATTGAGTCTGCGTCGCCTCCAGTAGTGTCCACGTCTCCTCCAGCTGAGTCTGCACCTCCTCCGGTTGAGTCTGCGTTGCCTCCAGTAGTGTCCACGTCTCCTCCAGCTGAGTCTGCGCCTCCTCCGGTTGTGTCTGTGCCTCCTCCGGTTGAGCCTGCTCCTCCTCCTGCTGTCACTGAGGAGGTGCCCCCGGCAGCAGCTCCTCCGCCGCAAGCTGCAGCTGGAAACCCCACACCAATACTTCCTGGGTCACCTGCATTGCTACCTTCAGTTCAGGCTCCTACTCCATCTGTGGCTGTGAAGCCTAATCTGCCACTACCACCGCCTGCTTCGCTACCTTCAGTTCAGGCTCCGACTCCATCTGTGGCTGTGAAGCCTAATGTGCCACTGGCACCTCCTCCTTCACTACCTTCAACTCAGGCTCCTACTCCATCTGTGGCTGTGAAGCCTAATGTGCCACTAGTGCCTCCTGCTTCACTACCTTCAGTTCAGGCTCCAACTCCATCTGTGGCTGTGAAGCCTAATGTGCCACTAGTGCCTCCTCCTTCACTATCTTCAGTTCAAGCTCCTGCTCCATCTGTGGCTGTGAAGCCTAATGTGCCACTAGCGCCTCCGCCTTCTGTGAACAATCAACCAG GTAATGATGTCCCTCCGTATCCACCACCTGAAGGCATTTTCCCGGCAGTTCCTCCTTCCGCTTCAG TTCCTCCGCAACATGTGAAACCTCCAATTTCACCACCTATTATCGCACATGCACCTCAACAACAAGCACAAGCTCCAAATGCTGAGCATAACAATA GAAACACGGCACCCCCAGCAAATACTTCCCCTCCTGCAAGTGGTAAGAACCATGACATTCAACGTGCATCTCCACCAAAGGAACCTAGTACTGCACCGGTTCACAAATCACCAACTAGAG GGTTTGCGCCTGCAGCAAGTCCTCTGCCCCACAACACAAATATGCCTACACTCCCGAGGAATGCATCAACGGTTCCACATGCTCAACCCCCATCGTTAGGGGTAGCTCCTAAGCCAGCACCCACTGGCAGATCTCATCCTCCGACACCAACGAAAGGAGAACGCCCATCATTTTCCCCATCTTACCCACCACCCCATGCTCAAG GTCCCGATGTCTCGCGAGCTCAACCTCCACAGCAGGTTGGGGCTAAAAGGCAAAATCATCATGCACCTCCACCGATGATTCAAG GCCATCCAAACCTCCATGTGCATCCTCCATCTCCTCCACCAGTGTCACCAAAGGGCCCCTCTAATGGCAGCAAAG GACCTCGTGTTTCTCCTACTCTTCCACCAATTCCTCCTGAAACAGATCCCAGAGCACCATCAACTCATCCTATTTGGGCATTGCCCCCACCACCACCTAATTTAG ATTGCAAATTGTTAGTGTGCCCAGAGCCTCTAACGGATCCACCCGCGGGAGCTCCATGTGCTTGTGTTCTACCAATTAAAGTTGGAATCCGTTTAAGTGTGGACCTTTATTCATTCTTTCCGTTAGTTTCGGATTTTGCTGACGAAGTGGGATCTGGGGTAAACATGGCACGGCGGCAGGTTCGTGTTATGGGTGCAAATGTGGCTGGCGATCAACCTGACAAGACAGTAGTTCTTGTGCATCTGGTACCAATGCATGTGAATTTTGATAAAGCTACTGCCTTGTCGACATTTCAAAGCTTGTGGAGCAAAAAGATTTCTCTCAAACCGTCAGTTTTCGGGGACTATGAGATTCTCTATGTTGTCTATCCAG GgcttcctccttctccgccttcAGCACCAGCTGGTGCATTCGGCAACAGCAGAAATGCAAGGGCAATGAAGCCCCTGGGGGTTGATGTAGGAAGACCCAAAAGAAAAGTGAATGGGAGCGTAATTGCTATTGCTGTTCTATCCACTGTTATAGCATTGATTATTTGCACTGTGGCTGCATGGTTGCTGATACTCAGATTCAGGGATTCAGATGACATGGCTCAAGGATATCCACATAGTGCAATTCCAAAAATTTCCAGGTCTTCCG GGACATGTAACACACTTTTAGCTGGTCGCCGTAGTACTCAATCAGGTCCATCAAGTTCACTGGGGTCAAGTATGGCAGCATACGCAGGGCAGGCAAAGACATTCAAATTTGCTGAGATAGAAAAGGCTACAAATGGCTTTGACGATTCGTCGATACTTGGGGAAGGTGGCTTCGGATGTGTGTACCAAGGGACACTTGAAGATGGAACCACAGTTGCAGTAAAGGTTCTGAAAAGATTTGATGGCCAAGGTGAACGAGAGTTCTTGGCAGAGGTTGAGATGCTGGGACGCTTGCATCACCGAAATTTGGTCAAGTTGTTAGGCATATGCGTGGAGGAGAATGCACGGTGTCTGGTATATGAACTTATTCCAAATGGCAGCGTTGAGTCCCATTTGCATG GAGCCGACCGCGAGATAGCTCCACTTGATTGGAATGCACGTATGAAGATAGCCCTGGGGGCAGGGCGGGCACTAGCATATCTACATGAAGACTCAAGCCCTTGTGTGATTCATCGTGATTTCAAGTCAAGCAACATACTGCTAGAGCATGATTTCACACCAAAAGTTTCAGACTTTGGACTGGCCAGGACTGCGAGGGGGGAGGGGAACCAGCACATCTCCACCCGCGTCATGGGAACATTCGG TTATGTTGCACCGGAGTACGCCATGACGGGCCATCTTCTTGTCAAGAGTGATGTATACAGCTATGGAGTCGTATTACTTGAACTTCTCACAGGTAGGAAGCCTGTGGACATGTCTCAGCCTGCAGGCCAAGAAAGCCTAGTCGCATGGGCTCGCCCATATCTGACAAATGTGGTGGGCTTGCGTCAAGCTGTTGATCCACTTCTTGGCCCTAATGTGCCACTGGACAACGTGGCAAAAGCAGCTGCCATCGCATCCATGTGTGTACAGCCTGAGGTTGCACACCGACCGAGCATGAGCGAAGTTGTGCAGGCCTTGAAGCTTGTCTGCAGCGAGGGTGATGAGGGTCTTGGTTCGGGAAGTTTCAGCCAGGAATTGGCGGCTCGTACGACAGCGGCTTACGATGTAACTGGCATGGAAGCGGAGAGGGTGCTATTATCTGAGATGTTTGGTTCAACGCCTGTCTTCACTCCAGCTGACGATTCAGGTTCTTTCCGCATGCAGTCCAGCTCTGGCCCCCTGATGACAGGCAAGAACAAGAAGTTCTGGCAGAGGATGCGAAACTTGTCGAGAGGTAGTATGAGCgagcatggcgcctcgccagattTTGAGACACACTCACAGTGTAGCAATAGGTGA
- the LOC119267192 gene encoding proline-rich receptor-like protein kinase PERK9 isoform X6 — MRRLACAVALLLASLLGSTGTDLAPAPGVGSSPVDQGQASSPPGPSSALGPVTLPAAPPTSSASPPLQKGAVPAEPQAAPAPVVPPKGYNAPPPIESASPPVVSTSPPAESAPPPVESALPPVVSTSPPAESAPPPVVSVPPPVEPAPPPAVTEEVPPAAAPPPQAAAGNPTPILPGSPALLPSVQAPTPSVAVKPNLPLPPPASLPSVQAPTPSVAVKPNVPLAPPPSLPSTQAPTPSVAVKPNVPLVPPASLPSVQAPTPSVAVKPNVPLVPPPSLSSVQAPAPSVAVKPNVPLAPPPSVNNQPGNDVPPYPPPEGIFPAVPPSASGNTAPPANTSPPASGKNHDIQRASPPKEPSTAPVHKSPTRGFAPAASPLPHNTNMPTLPRNASTVPHAQPPSLGVAPKPAPTGRSHPPTPTKGERPSFSPSYPPPHAQGPDVSRAQPPQQVGAKRQNHHAPPPMIQGHPNLHVHPPSPPPVSPKGPSNGSKGPRVSPTLPPIPPETDPRAPSTHPIWALPPPPPNLDCKLLVCPEPLTDPPAGAPCACVLPIKVGIRLSVDLYSFFPLVSDFADEVGSGVNMARRQVRVMGANVAGDQPDKTVVLVHLVPMHVNFDKATALSTFQSLWSKKISLKPSVFGDYEILYVVYPGLPPSPPSAPAGAFGNSRNARAMKPLGVDVGRPKRKVNGSVIAIAVLSTVIALIICTVAAWLLILRFRDSDDMAQGYPHSAIPKISRSSGTCNTLLAGRRSTQSGPSSSLGSSMAAYAGQAKTFKFAEIEKATNGFDDSSILGEGGFGCVYQGTLEDGTTVAVKVLKRFDGQGEREFLAEVEMLGRLHHRNLVKLLGICVEENARCLVYELIPNGSVESHLHGADREIAPLDWNARMKIALGAGRALAYLHEDSSPCVIHRDFKSSNILLEHDFTPKVSDFGLARTARGEGNQHISTRVMGTFGYVAPEYAMTGHLLVKSDVYSYGVVLLELLTGRKPVDMSQPAGQESLVAWARPYLTNVVGLRQAVDPLLGPNVPLDNVAKAAAIASMCVQPEVAHRPSMSEVVQALKLVCSEGDEGLGSGSFSQELAARTTAAYDVTGMEAERVLLSEMFGSTPVFTPADDSGSFRMQSSSGPLMTGKNKKFWQRMRNLSRGSMSEHGASPDFETHSQCSNR; from the exons ATGCGGCGTCTTGCTTGCGCGGTGGCGCTGCTTCTCGCTTCCCTTCTTGGATCCACAG GTACTGATCTGGCGCCTGCTCCCGGGGTTGGTAGTTCGCCTGTCGATCAAGGACAAGCTTCCAGTCCTCCTGGACCTTCCTCCGCCCTCGGTCCAGTGACTCTTCCAGCAG CACCCCCTACTTCATCAGCAAGTCCTCCCCTCCAGAAGGGGGCagttccggctgagccgcaggccgCACCGGCTCCGGTAGTCCCCCCTAAAG GTTACAACGCGCCTCCTCCGATTGAGTCTGCGTCGCCTCCAGTAGTGTCCACGTCTCCTCCAGCTGAGTCTGCACCTCCTCCGGTTGAGTCTGCGTTGCCTCCAGTAGTGTCCACGTCTCCTCCAGCTGAGTCTGCGCCTCCTCCGGTTGTGTCTGTGCCTCCTCCGGTTGAGCCTGCTCCTCCTCCTGCTGTCACTGAGGAGGTGCCCCCGGCAGCAGCTCCTCCGCCGCAAGCTGCAGCTGGAAACCCCACACCAATACTTCCTGGGTCACCTGCATTGCTACCTTCAGTTCAGGCTCCTACTCCATCTGTGGCTGTGAAGCCTAATCTGCCACTACCACCGCCTGCTTCGCTACCTTCAGTTCAGGCTCCGACTCCATCTGTGGCTGTGAAGCCTAATGTGCCACTGGCACCTCCTCCTTCACTACCTTCAACTCAGGCTCCTACTCCATCTGTGGCTGTGAAGCCTAATGTGCCACTAGTGCCTCCTGCTTCACTACCTTCAGTTCAGGCTCCAACTCCATCTGTGGCTGTGAAGCCTAATGTGCCACTAGTGCCTCCTCCTTCACTATCTTCAGTTCAAGCTCCTGCTCCATCTGTGGCTGTGAAGCCTAATGTGCCACTAGCGCCTCCGCCTTCTGTGAACAATCAACCAG GTAATGATGTCCCTCCGTATCCACCACCTGAAGGCATTTTCCCGGCAGTTCCTCCTTCCGCTTCAG GAAACACGGCACCCCCAGCAAATACTTCCCCTCCTGCAAGTGGTAAGAACCATGACATTCAACGTGCATCTCCACCAAAGGAACCTAGTACTGCACCGGTTCACAAATCACCAACTAGAG GGTTTGCGCCTGCAGCAAGTCCTCTGCCCCACAACACAAATATGCCTACACTCCCGAGGAATGCATCAACGGTTCCACATGCTCAACCCCCATCGTTAGGGGTAGCTCCTAAGCCAGCACCCACTGGCAGATCTCATCCTCCGACACCAACGAAAGGAGAACGCCCATCATTTTCCCCATCTTACCCACCACCCCATGCTCAAG GTCCCGATGTCTCGCGAGCTCAACCTCCACAGCAGGTTGGGGCTAAAAGGCAAAATCATCATGCACCTCCACCGATGATTCAAG GCCATCCAAACCTCCATGTGCATCCTCCATCTCCTCCACCAGTGTCACCAAAGGGCCCCTCTAATGGCAGCAAAG GACCTCGTGTTTCTCCTACTCTTCCACCAATTCCTCCTGAAACAGATCCCAGAGCACCATCAACTCATCCTATTTGGGCATTGCCCCCACCACCACCTAATTTAG ATTGCAAATTGTTAGTGTGCCCAGAGCCTCTAACGGATCCACCCGCGGGAGCTCCATGTGCTTGTGTTCTACCAATTAAAGTTGGAATCCGTTTAAGTGTGGACCTTTATTCATTCTTTCCGTTAGTTTCGGATTTTGCTGACGAAGTGGGATCTGGGGTAAACATGGCACGGCGGCAGGTTCGTGTTATGGGTGCAAATGTGGCTGGCGATCAACCTGACAAGACAGTAGTTCTTGTGCATCTGGTACCAATGCATGTGAATTTTGATAAAGCTACTGCCTTGTCGACATTTCAAAGCTTGTGGAGCAAAAAGATTTCTCTCAAACCGTCAGTTTTCGGGGACTATGAGATTCTCTATGTTGTCTATCCAG GgcttcctccttctccgccttcAGCACCAGCTGGTGCATTCGGCAACAGCAGAAATGCAAGGGCAATGAAGCCCCTGGGGGTTGATGTAGGAAGACCCAAAAGAAAAGTGAATGGGAGCGTAATTGCTATTGCTGTTCTATCCACTGTTATAGCATTGATTATTTGCACTGTGGCTGCATGGTTGCTGATACTCAGATTCAGGGATTCAGATGACATGGCTCAAGGATATCCACATAGTGCAATTCCAAAAATTTCCAGGTCTTCCG GGACATGTAACACACTTTTAGCTGGTCGCCGTAGTACTCAATCAGGTCCATCAAGTTCACTGGGGTCAAGTATGGCAGCATACGCAGGGCAGGCAAAGACATTCAAATTTGCTGAGATAGAAAAGGCTACAAATGGCTTTGACGATTCGTCGATACTTGGGGAAGGTGGCTTCGGATGTGTGTACCAAGGGACACTTGAAGATGGAACCACAGTTGCAGTAAAGGTTCTGAAAAGATTTGATGGCCAAGGTGAACGAGAGTTCTTGGCAGAGGTTGAGATGCTGGGACGCTTGCATCACCGAAATTTGGTCAAGTTGTTAGGCATATGCGTGGAGGAGAATGCACGGTGTCTGGTATATGAACTTATTCCAAATGGCAGCGTTGAGTCCCATTTGCATG GAGCCGACCGCGAGATAGCTCCACTTGATTGGAATGCACGTATGAAGATAGCCCTGGGGGCAGGGCGGGCACTAGCATATCTACATGAAGACTCAAGCCCTTGTGTGATTCATCGTGATTTCAAGTCAAGCAACATACTGCTAGAGCATGATTTCACACCAAAAGTTTCAGACTTTGGACTGGCCAGGACTGCGAGGGGGGAGGGGAACCAGCACATCTCCACCCGCGTCATGGGAACATTCGG TTATGTTGCACCGGAGTACGCCATGACGGGCCATCTTCTTGTCAAGAGTGATGTATACAGCTATGGAGTCGTATTACTTGAACTTCTCACAGGTAGGAAGCCTGTGGACATGTCTCAGCCTGCAGGCCAAGAAAGCCTAGTCGCATGGGCTCGCCCATATCTGACAAATGTGGTGGGCTTGCGTCAAGCTGTTGATCCACTTCTTGGCCCTAATGTGCCACTGGACAACGTGGCAAAAGCAGCTGCCATCGCATCCATGTGTGTACAGCCTGAGGTTGCACACCGACCGAGCATGAGCGAAGTTGTGCAGGCCTTGAAGCTTGTCTGCAGCGAGGGTGATGAGGGTCTTGGTTCGGGAAGTTTCAGCCAGGAATTGGCGGCTCGTACGACAGCGGCTTACGATGTAACTGGCATGGAAGCGGAGAGGGTGCTATTATCTGAGATGTTTGGTTCAACGCCTGTCTTCACTCCAGCTGACGATTCAGGTTCTTTCCGCATGCAGTCCAGCTCTGGCCCCCTGATGACAGGCAAGAACAAGAAGTTCTGGCAGAGGATGCGAAACTTGTCGAGAGGTAGTATGAGCgagcatggcgcctcgccagattTTGAGACACACTCACAGTGTAGCAATAGGTGA